The genomic DNA CCGGCAAGACCCTGAGCTTCGGCCTGCCGCTGCTCACCCGCCTGGCCGGCGGCGACCGCACCCGTGCCAAGCACCCGCGCGGCCTGATCCTGGTCCCGACCCGCGAGCTGGCCATGCAGGTCGCCGACGCCCTGGAGCCCTTCGGCTCGGTGCTCGGCCTGCGCCTCAAGGTGGTCTGCGGCGGCACCTCGATGTCCAACCAGATCTACGCGCTCGAGCGCGGCGTGGACGTCCTGGTGGCGACCCCGGGCCGTCTGCGCGACCTGATCAACCGCGGCTCCGCCAAGATGGACGACGTCGAGATCGCCGTCCTGGACGAGGCCGACCAGATGGCCGACATGGGCTTCCTGCCCGAGGTCACCGAGATCCTCGACCTGGTGCCGGCCGGCGGCCAGCGCCTGCTGTTCTCCGCCACCCTGGAGAACGAGATCGACACCCTGGTCAAGCGCTACCTGAAGAGCCCGGTCACCCACGAGGTCGACCCGTCGGCCGGCGCGGTCACCACCATGACCCACCACATCCTCGTGGTGAAGCCCAAGGACAAGGCGCCGATCACCAACGCCATCGCCGCCCGCAAGGGCCGGACGATCATCTTCGTCCGCACCCAGATGGGTGCCGACCGGGTCGCCCAGCAGCTGCTGGAGGCCGGGGTGAAGGCCGACGCGCTGCACGGCGGCATGACCCAGGGCGCCCGTACCCGCGTCCTCGGCGACTTCAAGGACGGCTACCTCAACGTGGTCGTCGCCACCGACGTCGCCGCCCGCGGCATCCACGTCGACGGCATCGACCTGGTGCTGAACGTCGACCCGGCCGGTGACCACAAGGACTACCTGCACCGCTCGGGCCGCACCGCCCGTGCCGGCCGCTCCGGCACCGTCGTCACCCTGGTGCTGCCGCACCAGCGCCGCGGCGTCTTCCGCCTGATGGAGGACGCGGGCGTGGACGCCTCGCGCCACATCCTCGACCACGCCTTCGACGCCGAGGTCGCCAAGATCACCGGCGCCCGCTCGCTGGTCGAGGTCCAGGCCGAGAGCGCGTCCGGCATCGCCGGCGCCGCCGAGCGCGAGGTCGCCGAGCTGACCCGCGAGCTGGAGCGCGCGCAGCGCCGCGCCACCGAGCTGCGCGAGGAGGCCGACCGCCTGGCCGCCCGTGCCGCCCGCGAGCGTGCCGAGCTGGGCATCGAGGAGGACGCCGAGCCGACCGCCGAGGCCGCCCCGGCCGAGGAGACCGCTCCGGCCGCTCCGGCCGAGGAGCGCACCCCCTCGTACCGCGAGGCGCGCACCGAGCGTCCGGCCCGTTCCTTCGACCGTGACCGTGACGACCGCGGTGGCCGCTCGGGCGGGTTCAACCGTGACGACCGTCCGGCCCGTTCGTTCGGTGACCGTGACCGCGAGCGCGGCGGCTTCAACCGCGACGACCGCGGTGGCCGCTCCGGTGGCTTCAACCGGGACGACCGCGGTGGTTTCAACCGCGACGACCGCGGCGGCCGCTCGGGCGGGTTCAACCGGGACGACCGTCCGGCCCGTTCGTTCGGTGACCGTGACCGCGAGCGCGGCGGCTTCAACCGCGACGACCGCGGTGGCCGCTCCGGTGGCTTCAACCGGGACGACCGCGGTGGTTTCAACCGCGACGACCGCGGCGGCCGCTCGTTCGGCGACCGTGACCGTGGTGGCTTCAACCGCGACGACCGCGGCGGCCGCTCCTTCGGCGACCGTCCGGCCCGTTCGTTCGGTGACCGTGACCGCGAGCGCGGCGGCTTCAACCGCGACGACCGCGGTGGCAGCAGCAGCCGTCCGTTCGCCCGCCGCGACGACCACCGCTCCGGTGGCCGCCCGGGTGGCTTCAACCGCGACGACCGCGGCGGCCGCTCCTTCGGCGACCGCGACCGCTCCTTCGGTGACCGCGACCGCGGCGGCTTCAACGGCGGCGGCGACCGCAACAAGCCGCGCTGGAAGAACTGACGCCCAGCACTCCTGAGACGAGCCCGTCCCACTCCGGTGGGGCGGGCTCGTCCGCGTTTCCGGGGCCCTCCCCGATTAATCATTCTCCATCTGAGAACAACTGGGTGTAGCGTCGCCGCCATGAGCAGTCGCAACCGGAACCTGTCCGTGGAGAACGAGGAGATCGCCGACCGCGGGAGCTACCGCGCCCCGTCCGGCGAGATGGTGCGGATCGGCGAGTCGCTGGCCGCCGCCCGGGCCGGCACCGTGTCGTACCCGCCGGACGCCGATCCCGGCGCGGCCACCGGGCCGTTCGCCGGGATGCCGGAGGTGACGGCCGAGGGCAGCATGACGGCCGCCCGGCGGCTGCTGGTACAGGGCGGCGAGCACGTCGCGGTGCTCAACTTCGCCTCGGCCCGCAACCCCGGTGGCGGCTACCTGCGCGGCGCCAAGGCGCAGGAGGAGGACCTGTGCCGGAGCGCGCTGCTCTACCGCTGCCTGCTGGAGGCACCGGACTACTACGAGGCGCACCGGGCCTCCACCGACCTGCGCTACAGCCACCGGGTGATCTGGTCGCCGCAGGTGCCGGTGGTCCGCGACGAGCGGGCGAACCTGCTGGCGCAGCCGTACCCGGTCTCGTTCCTCACCTCGCCGGCGCCCAACGCCGGGCAGCTGGCCCTGCGCTCGGGCGGGCGGCCGGTGGACGTCGGGCCGGAGCTGGCCGAGCGGGCGGTGCGGGTGCTGGCGGTCGCGGCCCGGCACGGGGTGAAGGAGCTGGTGCTCGGCGCGTGGGGGTGCGGGGTGTTCCGCAACGACCCGGCGGTGGTCGCGGAGGCGTTCGAGCGGGCGCTGCAGACCCACGGCGCCCCGTTCGGCCGGGTGGTCTTCGCGGTCTGGGACCGTGTCC from Kitasatospora terrestris includes the following:
- a CDS encoding DEAD/DEAH box helicase, translating into MSLVDDARFAMPANGDDAADTLVPADLDIEAELDDDLDSLDSADLDTADEADEAAAEPTITFGDLGLPDEVVRALAKREVTTPFPIQAATIPDALAGKDVLGRGRTGSGKTLSFGLPLLTRLAGGDRTRAKHPRGLILVPTRELAMQVADALEPFGSVLGLRLKVVCGGTSMSNQIYALERGVDVLVATPGRLRDLINRGSAKMDDVEIAVLDEADQMADMGFLPEVTEILDLVPAGGQRLLFSATLENEIDTLVKRYLKSPVTHEVDPSAGAVTTMTHHILVVKPKDKAPITNAIAARKGRTIIFVRTQMGADRVAQQLLEAGVKADALHGGMTQGARTRVLGDFKDGYLNVVVATDVAARGIHVDGIDLVLNVDPAGDHKDYLHRSGRTARAGRSGTVVTLVLPHQRRGVFRLMEDAGVDASRHILDHAFDAEVAKITGARSLVEVQAESASGIAGAAEREVAELTRELERAQRRATELREEADRLAARAARERAELGIEEDAEPTAEAAPAEETAPAAPAEERTPSYREARTERPARSFDRDRDDRGGRSGGFNRDDRPARSFGDRDRERGGFNRDDRGGRSGGFNRDDRGGFNRDDRGGRSGGFNRDDRPARSFGDRDRERGGFNRDDRGGRSGGFNRDDRGGFNRDDRGGRSFGDRDRGGFNRDDRGGRSFGDRPARSFGDRDRERGGFNRDDRGGSSSRPFARRDDHRSGGRPGGFNRDDRGGRSFGDRDRSFGDRDRGGFNGGGDRNKPRWKN
- a CDS encoding TIGR02452 family protein, which produces MSSRNRNLSVENEEIADRGSYRAPSGEMVRIGESLAAARAGTVSYPPDADPGAATGPFAGMPEVTAEGSMTAARRLLVQGGEHVAVLNFASARNPGGGYLRGAKAQEEDLCRSALLYRCLLEAPDYYEAHRASTDLRYSHRVIWSPQVPVVRDERANLLAQPYPVSFLTSPAPNAGQLALRSGGRPVDVGPELAERAVRVLAVAARHGVKELVLGAWGCGVFRNDPAVVAEAFERALQTHGAPFGRVVFAVWDRVPESANRAAFEKRFAN